From a region of the Phaeodactylum tricornutum CCAP 1055/1 chromosome 4, whole genome shotgun sequence genome:
- a CDS encoding predicted protein — translation MSAAAARRRKQLAARASAENQDLVAQQLEKILAQEADMDEATAYEALQLAQSQVRKKVNRAEFASACDLAYSTSLNLLKKNRVSVASQLLALLVQVLRETHTEETETWIARLVELQEAHSQAMEASSGSMPDQEANRLHRLQCDWLRACASWSSDLGTVKYGHNQLQQMLGEQCWKLSLMETDEEEVMDLKCDAVQHMVCAEQPNMIVTWLETLPAPTDEETAQGHTCPPALRDALLTRALLLCCALENLRDANILIKAFIEKVENRDVKELSASYTNKEDGKAPSHVIFGSMLLRVCEKDSRTGPLFSWLLRSFKRELDRLHKPQVALGYTTKIGKSYFNIQPPPSMLNMVENMMGMMGGGGMGGGMNPAMMQAAMAQMQQGGMM, via the coding sequence ATGAGTGCTGCCGCCGCCCGTCGTCGCAAGCAACTAGCTGCTCGGGCTTCCGCGGAGAATCAGGATCTGGTCGCCCAGCAGCTGGAGAAAATCCTGGCCCAAGAAGCCGacatggacgaagccacgGCGTACGAAGCGCTTCAGCTCGCGCAGTCACAGGTCCGCAAAAAGGTGAATCGTGCGGAATTCGCGTCCGCTTGCGATTTGGCCTACAGCACGAGCTTGAATCTCTTGAAAAAAAACCGCGTTTCCGTTGCCAGCCAGCTTTTGGCTTTGCTGGTGCAGGTTTTGCGTGAAACACACACCGAAGAGACGGAGACCTGGATTGCGCGTTTGGTCGAGTTGCAAGAGGCTCACTCTCAGGCGATGGAAGCGAGCAGCGGTAGTATGCCAGATCAGGAGGCCAACCGTTTGCATCGCTTACAGTGTGACTGGTTGCGCGCGTGTGCTTCTTGGAGCTCGGACCTCGGCACCGTCAAGTACGGTCACAACCAACTGCAGCAAATGCTCGGCGAACAGTGTTGGAAGCTTTCATTGATGGaaacggacgaagaagaagtcaTGGACTTGAAGTGTGATGCTGTCCAGCATATGGTCTGCGCGGAACAGCCCAATATGATTGTGACATGGCTCGAAACCTTGCCAGCCCCAACGGATGAAGAGACGGCTCAGGGACACACTTGTCCTCCGGCTCTTCGAGACGCACTCTTGACCCGAGCCTTGTTGCTCTGCTGTGCGCTCGAAAATCTGCGGGATGCTAACATTCTCATCAAGGCTTTCATTGAGAAGGTTGAGAACCGCGACGTAAAGGAACTCTCCGCTTCCTACACCAACAAGGAAGACGGCAAGGCACCTTCCCACGTCATTTTCGGCAGTATGCTGTTGCGTGTTTGCGAAAAGGACAGCCGCACGGGACCGCTCTTTTCTTGGCTTTTGCGTTCCTTCAAACGCGAGTTGGATCGTCTGCACAAGCCACAAGTCGCCTTGGGCTATACTACAAAGATCGGGAAATCATACTTCAACATTCAGCCCCCGCCATCGATGCTCAATATGGTGGAGAATATGATGGGAATGATGGGCGGAGGTGGTATGGGTGGTGGCATGAACCCGGCTATGATGCAGGCCGCCATGGCACAGATGCAACAAGGAGGAATGATGTAG
- a CDS encoding predicted protein gives MITVQKASLVFWCAIASTFSRVVHGRTNCEQLFGSVISAIPRGGEIAVPSVAPSFLPTGGRSDDTHRRKRVVKKKKVHKGESKLPITQDDRYSNGERKAKQKKIKKVKKRKVSQPESSESSPSNVAKQLEAPQSRKQKRKVKKKHIDTSNEPAVAWAKKEFRSRSPSVKGGPVNSVVSEKQNGLQKLPQKKSKKVKKRKKEAGEGKEQPLSHPDQRMPPGTPAQDSSQSKGSESSDDLPINYSERAEREETSLVEKSEAQIAPIGQQVDEDSERPVEHTVEKRDGDSTSGSPTQIDANLNSASRLVDVEVAQSLQNDTNLDDRKLHQTELKSFGTEDSFQDTFPEEKSTDPVAEDHNTPVVAPRLSGEPSIDASIEEVSDSSDTTDTEDSSSDSDESETTETEDSSSDTDESETTETEDSSSDADESEISIDMTASSASSDRTESYEESLTAGNETVEADLEQGYSLNESKDAETESNSEVKNFKDNPTLSGLAGESENSSPNFDKRIKSCNTEYTSNRNSSLITDKQSLASTAGGSEGIGVDDVQTNASIADRNFSSLEEGEGHYDATSDDEDKKFKQLDAPSLEDSDYAAGEGSMNRNWKVDLSELRSLQDHEDDINVSIVTWNLAEESPSEEDASFIRRFRRRNDVQKSSDFVLISGQECENIKPRRTEGHRSREFRRLMIKMLGKQYVPIALHSLGGIQFGLFCKRSILSEVETISVADVTCGIGNVFHNKGAIAAFVQIKAKQCSEGEAIGPNRDKSVRMMFATAHMAAHVKNTEARDSDFWRIVSELEAQAPPRFLSSNIVESSKERECSGSKLLESMDRIFFCGDLNYRVDLPREISEHTLLQMKRLQEIGDEKSLQKAELLRLELLRHDQLICSMSEKRAFPGFAEGKISFAPTFKFDKGTPEYDSSYKQRIPAWTDRVLFKPIGTRVLEYDSISDAQHSDHRPVYATFRVSRQGRQVPKSKPRTKKRSRRK, from the coding sequence ATGATCACGGTTCAGAAGGCATCGCTGGTATTTTGGTGCGCCATCGCTTCTACTTTTTCCCGGGTAGTTCATGGTCGAACTAACTGTGAGCAGCTGTTCGGTTCAGTAATTTCGGCAATTCCTCGTGGAGGTGAGATCGCGGTGCCGTCAGTCGCGCCGTCCTTCTTACCGACAGGTGGTCGCTCAGACGACACGCACAGGCGAAAGAGAGTCgtaaaaaagaagaaagtgCACAAAGGGGAATCGAAATTGCCGATAACTCAAGACGATCGTTATTCCAACGgcgaaagaaaagcaaagcaaaagaagataAAGAAagtgaaaaagagaaaggtTTCGCAGCCGGAATCTTCTGAAAGTTCTCCGAGTAACGTTGCGAAGCAGCTGGAAGCGCCGCAATCAAGAAAGCAAAAAAGGAAAGTAAAAAAGAAACACATTGATACGTCCAATGAGCCCGCTGTCGCTTGGGCGAAGAAGGAATTTCGATCCCGGTCACCATCGGTAAAGGGGGGACCTGTGAACTCAGTGGTAAGCGAAAAGCAGAATGGTTTGCAGAAGTTACCGCAGAAGAAAAGTAAAAAGGtcaaaaagcgcaaaaaggAGGCCGGCGAAGGGAAGGAGCAACCGTTATCTCACCCGGACCAAAGAATGCCCCCCGGGACTCCGGCTCAAGACTCTTCGCAAAGTAAGGGCTCAGAGAGCAGTGATGACTTGCCGATTAATTACTCCGAGAGAGCAGAGAGAGAAGAGACTTCTCTGGTTGAGAAGTCTGAAGCACAAATCGCTCCAATCGGACAGCAAGTGGATGAAGACTCAGAGCGACCTGTCGAGCACACAGTCGAAAAACGAGACGGAGATTCGACTTCAGGATCGCCAACACAGATTGACGCGAATCTCAATTCAGCAAGCAGATTGGTCGACGTCGAAGTCGCCCAATCTCTTCAGAATGACACGAATCTCGACGATAGGAAATTACACCAAACAGAACTGAAGTCTTTTGGGACTGAAGATTCATTCCAGGATACTTTTCCAGAAGAGAAGAGCACCGATCCGGTAGCCGAAGACCACAATACACCAGTAGTGGCTCCTAGATTGAGCGGTGAGCCCTCGATAGACGCTTCTATTGAAGAAGTCTCTGACTCAAGTGATACCACCGATACAGAAGACAGTTCTAGTGACAGCGACGAGAGTGAAACCACAGAGACAGAGGATAGTTCTAGCGACACCGACGAGAGTGAAACCACAGAGACAGAGGATAGTTCCAGCGACGCCGATGAGAGTGAAATTTCCATTGATATGACGGCATCAAGCGCCTCTAGTGATAGAACCGAAAGCTACGAGGAATCGTTAACGGCTGGCAATGAGACGGTCGAAGCTGATCTAGAACAAGGCTATTCATTGAATGAGTCGAAAGACGCCGAAACCGAATCAAATTCAGAGGTGAAAAACTTCAAAGACAACCCAACTTTATCGGGGTTAGCAGGCGAAAGCGAGAACTCGAGTCCAAATTTTGACAAACGCATCAAAAGTTGCAATACTGAATACACCTCAAATCGAAACAGCTCGTTGATTACGGATAAACAAAGCTTGGCAAGCACAGCAGGCGGATCCGAAGGAATTGGGGTGGATGACGTGCAAACCAACGCATCTATTGCAGATCGAAACTTTTCCTCTTTGGAAGAGGGAGAGGGACACTATGACGCAACtagtgacgacgaagacaagaAATTTAAGCAACTCGATGCTCCATCTTTGGAAGATTCGGACTATGCGGCTGGGGAAGGCAGCATGAACAGAAACTGGAAAGTCGACCTCTCTGAGCTCCGATCGCTGCAGGACCATGAAGATGATATAAATGTGTCGATTGTAACTTGGAATTTAGCTGAAGAGTCACCTTCAGAGGAAGACGCCTCATTTATTCGACGTTTTCGACGCCGAAATGATGTACAGAAGTCCAGCGATTTCGTACTGATATCAGGACAGGAGTGCGAAAACATTAAGCCGAGAAGGACAGAAGGACATCGATCTCGAGAGTTCCGGCGGTTGATGATCAAGATGTTGGGGAAACAATATGTGCCCATAGCGCTGCATTCTCTAGGTGGAATTCAATTCGGATTGTTTTGCAAGCGATCGATTCTAAGTGAGGTTGAAACTATCTCTGTCGCGGACGTTACCTGCGGAATTGGCAACGTATTCCACAACAAAGGCGCTATCGCAGCATTCGTCCAGATCAAGGCGAAACAATGTAGCGAGGGGGAAGCCATCGGACCAAATCGTGACAAGTCCGTACGGATGATGTTTGCGACCGCCCACATGGCGGCTCACGTGAAGAACACTGAGGCTCGAGACTCTGATTTCTGGAGAATTGTGTCTGAGCTGGAAGCGCAAGCGCCGCCGAGATTTCTCTCATCAAATATTGTCGAGTCTAGCAAGGAAAGGGAATGCTCAGGATCAAAGCTTCTAGAATCAATGGATCGCATTTTCTTTTGTGGGGATCTTAACTACCGAGTTGACCTTCCTCGCGAAATTTCTGAGCACACTCTGCTTCAGATGAAGCGCCTCCAGGAGATCGGAGACGAAAAGTCTTTACAAAAGGCCGAACTCTTGCGATTAGAGCTCTTGAGACACGATCAACTCATCTGTAGCATGTCTGAGAAACGAGCCTTCCCAGGCTTTGCGGAAGGAAAAATATCCTTTGCGCCGACTTTTAAATTTGACAAAGGCACACCAGAGTACGATAGCTCGTATAAACAACGCATACCTGCATGGACAGATCGCGTTCTATTCAAACCCATCGGGACGCGGGTACTGGAGTATGATAGCATCTCGGATGCTCAGCATTCCGATCATCGTCCAGTCTACGCCACGTTTCGCGTCAGTCGTCAAGGGCGGCAAGTTCCCAAATCGAAGCCGAGAACAAAGAAGCGAAGCCGTCGGAAGTGA
- a CDS encoding det3-like protein (Vacuolar ATPase subunit C), whose amino-acid sequence MSYYITAISNSGGAPEQAYRKMQSAGACPERAFAGTCGIRYERSIPSWWSVRNIMTQMFKFEVPSLTVGTLDTLMNLSDELGKTDNIIEGIVRKIEKTSGDLADRRTVDLSVGGVPPARYIQQFAWDSAKYPNRRPLKELVSVISGGAVAIDEELKQLTQSYGDKTVALQEMKRRKGGNLLSAELNDVLTEDIMRKINVVDTDYLKSIFIAVAKSAQEVFEGSIYSLADNVVGYGGPDWSSDPTKLGEPVSYGSNVDRHKIRGSPVVPGSLQRVHSDDDSILYVVTILKSQYEAGYYENDEFQPGTQVDFEEEFAKSCREKRFIVRDFSWDPSQSSKASMALEQLRVEVDGMKSALMRWCKNHYGDAFVAWMHIKVIRVFVESVLRYGLPVDFTAVLYKVHQGKENDLVGALDKELGSTGDIKEMDDDGDEDYHDFVLLKFDP is encoded by the exons ATGAGCTATTACATAACAGCAATCTCCAATTCGGGCGGTGCTCCCGAACAGGCTTACCGCAAGATGCAGTCGGCGGGTGCGTGTCCCGAACGAGCCTTTGCTGGTACGTGTGGAATAAGATACGAAAGATCCATTCCTTCGTGGTGGAGTGTACGAAACATCATGACAC AAATGTTCAAGTTTGAAGTGCCTTCGCTTACGGTCGGAACTTTGGATACGCTCATGAACTTGAGCGATGAGCTAGGAAAGACGGACAATATCATCGAGGGAATTGTACGCAAAATTGAGAAGACGTCGGGAGATCTTGCCGATCGTCGCACGGTAGATCTGAGCGTAGGGGGTGTTCCTCCAGCCCGTTACATCCAGCAGTTCGCCTGGGATTCGGCCAAGTATCCCAATCGGCGACCATTGAAAGAATTGGTGTCGGTGATTTCGGGCGGTGCGGTGGCAATTGATGAAGAGCTGAAGCAGCTCACGCAGTCGTACGGAGACAAGACGGTTGCGTTGCAGGAAATGAAGCGTCGTAAGGGCGGGAATCTTCTGTCCGCCGAGTTGAATGACGTCTTGACGGAGGATATAATGCGCAAGATCAACGTGGTCGATACGGATTACCTCAAATCGATATTTATCGCCGTAGCGAAGTCCGCGCAGGAAGTGTTCGAAGGGAGCATTTACAGTCTTGCTGATAATGTCGTTGGATACGGCGGACCGGATTGGTCCAGCGACCCAACCAAGCTCGGCGAACCAGTATCTTATGGGTCGAACGTTGATCGCCACAAGATTCGCGGATCGCCGGTGGTTCCTGGATCTCTACAGAGAGTGCATTCCGATGACGACAGTATACTTTACGTGGTGACAATCTTAAAGAGCCAGTACGAAGCAGGTTACTACGAAAACGATGAGTTTCAGCCCGGCACCCAGGTCGACTTTGAAGAAGAGTTTGCCAAGTCGTGCCGCGAGAAGCGTTTTATCGTTCGCGATTTCAGCTGGGATCCGTCGCAATCATCCAAGGCTTCCATGGCACTGGAACAGCTTCGTGTTGAAGTGGATGGAATGAAAAGCGCCCTCATGCGATGGTGCAAGAATCACTACGGCGACGCTTTCGTCGCCTGGATGCACATCAAGGTCATTCGAGTCTTTGTGGAATCTGTCCTACGCTACGGCCTTCCCGTGGATTTTACGGCCGTGTTGTACAAGGTACACCAGGGTAAAGAAAACGACTTGGTTGGGGCCCTGGATAAGGAACTTGGAAGCACCGGCGATATCAAGGAAATGGatgacgatggcgacgaagatTACCATGATTTTGTTCTGTTGAAGTTTGACCCGTAA
- a CDS encoding predicted protein: MMTIRHNWCSECKETCLNHATLCTICGSTLEAPPAAVVSDLARRNQDSAARRRTNDPPGSLFSFTMQDLVQEATQNQRRDLGDLRELLENIRQEIRATGVAQQDLLEEMRSVREEWQAVPAELWDPSIGSGSSSRPTSVEYLERIPRTVVSRKSSILRQGCLSCSSKAIAGCPLPPPMEVIPGEFGMTEACALEHGTLILPEFNRTGKGGLTLATKTLIANATKPVIVYMERGDGVTFCQKAITAQDAGASAVVIGNNVTEPWPYVMKDSKGEAVGDKVSIPIVMVKLADGQALVSFFRQRNNTTVECAKWNLRMEPQNQNCVICTESFSISEVLLRLPACGHHFHESCAMQWLTSHNTCPYCRRELPTDDAAYEQERRRTERTHASSDSAAGRSSQYQDFYG, translated from the coding sequence ATGATGACTATACGCCACAACTGGTGTTCGGAATGTAAGGAGACTTGCTTGAATCATGCCACGCTGTGCACAATTTGTGGATCGACTCTGGAGGCACCGCCAGCGGCAGTCGTGAGTGATTTGGCTCGAAGAAACCAAGATTCCGCCGCACGGCGCCGAACGAATGATCCACCCGGGTCGCTGTTTTCCTTTACAATGCAGGATCTCGTTCAAGAAGCAACACAAAATCAAAGGAGAGACCTCGGAGATCTTCGGGAACTGTTGGAAAATATACGACAAGAAATTAGGGCAACCGGCGTGGCGCAACAAGaccttttggaagaaatgcgCAGCGTGCGAGAAGAATGGCAAGCAGTCCCGGCAGAATTGTGGGATCCCAGTATCGGTAGCGGATCGTCTTCGAGACCGACCAGCGTGGAATACCTTGAGCGTATTCCGCGGACAGTGGTGTCCAGGAAGAGCTCAATTCTTCGCCAAGGATGTCTGTCTTGCTCTTCGAAGGCGATAGCTGGTTGTCCACTCCCTCCTCCAATGGAGGTCATTCCTGGAGAATTTGGTATGACCGAAGCATGCGCGCTCGAACATGGTACCTTGATCTTGCCTGAATTCAACAGGACGGGGAAGGGTGGATTAACGCTGGCGACGAAAACCCTCATTGCAAATGCCACAAAACCTGTTATTGTGTACATGGAACGTGGGGACGGTGTGACTTTTTGCCAAAAAGCGATTACAGCCCAAGACGCAGGAGCCAGTGCCGTAGTCATTGGGAATAACGTGACGGAGCCTTGGCCTTACGTTATGAAAGATTCGAAAGGGGAAGCCGTTGGAGACAAAGTATCCATTCCGATTGTCATGGTGAAGCTTGCTGATGGGCAAGCTCTCGTCTCCTTCTTTCGGCAGCGCAACAACACTACAGTCGAATGTGCCAAATGGAATTTAAGAATGGAACCACAGAATCAAAACTGCGTGATCTGTACGGAGAGCTTTAGTATCAGTGAAGTACTGCTGCGACTACCAGCCTGTGGCCATCACTTTCACGAGAGCTGTGCCATGCAGTGGCTCACCAGCCACAATACGTGTCCTTACTGTCGAAGAGAGTTACCGACAGACGATGCAGCTTACGAGCAGGAACGACGGCGAACGGAACGAACCCACGCCAGCTCGGACTCGGCTGCCGGGAGATCGTCTCAATACCAAGACTTTTACGGATGA